In the Deltaproteobacteria bacterium genome, CATCGGCACCAACCGGGGGCTGCGCACGGAGGAAATGATCCGCATCCTCATTGAGGAGATGGACCTGCCGGTCATCGTCGACGCCGGCATCGGCGCGCCCAGCCAGGCCTGTCAGGCCATGGAAATGGGCGCGGCGGCCTGCCTGGTCAACACCGCCATCGCCACGGCCTCGGACCCCCTGGGCATGGGTCGGGCCTTTGGCCAGGCCGTGGCCGCCGGCCGCGCGGCATTCCTGGCGGGCCCGGGCGCTGTCGCCACCCTGGCCCGCCCGTCCTCGCCCCTGACCGGATTTCTCGACGAACCGGGAGGCGCGGCATGAGCTTTCTTCCCGAAGCCCTGCGTCTGCTCCGGGAACCCCTGGAAGAACGGCTGCGCGCCACGACCGAGGCCGACGTTTCACGAGTTCTCGGCCGGGAACGGATTTCCGAAAACGACTTTCTGGCCCTGCTTTCCCCGGCCGCGGGCGCCTGCCTGGAAGCCCTGGCCAGCCGGGCAAAAGATCTGACCGAACGCCATTTCGGTCGGACCATAAGTCTTTTCACGCCGCTCTATGTGTCCAACCACTGTGCCAATCGCTGCCGCTATTGTGGATTCGCGGCCACGAACACCATCCCGCGCAGCAAGCTGACCATCGCGGAGGTCCGGGCCGAGGGCGAGGCCATCGCGGCCACGGGGCTGCGCCAGATTCTGCTTCTGACCGGCGAAGCCCCGCACACGGCCGGCGTACCGTATCTGGAAGACTGCGTGCGCGTGCTGCGCCCGCTCTTTCCGTCCATCGCCATCGAAGTCTTCCCCATGGAAACAAAGGACTACGCCCGCCTGATCCAGGCCGGGGTGGACAGCCTGACCGTGTTTCAGGAAACCTACGATCCCACGCTCTACGCCGATCTCCATCCGGCCGGCCCCAAACGAAACTACGCCTTTCGCCTGGATACCCCCCAACGCGGCGCCGAGGCCGGCATGCGCGTGGTCAACATCGGAGCCCTGCTGGGTCTGACCGATTGGCGGCGGGAACTCTTTGTCACCGGTCTGCACGCGGCGTGGCTGCAAAAAAACTACCCCGGGGTGGACGTGGCCATGTCCCTGCCGCGCATGCGACCCCACGCCGGCGACTTCGAACCGGCCTGCGTGGTCTCGGACCGCGACCTGGTCCAGGCCATGACCGCCCTGCGCCTGTTTTTACCGCGCCTGTCCATCACCATTTCCACCCGTGAGACGTCCGGATTCCGGGACAATATCCTTCCCCTGGGCGTAACGCGCATGTCCGCCGGCGTGAGCACGGCCGTGGGCGGCCACGCCAAGCCCGCTGAAACCGGACAATTCGAGATCTCCGACGGCCGAAGCGTGGCCGAAGTCTGTCGGATGCTGCGCGCCAAGGGCTACCAACCCGTCTTCAAGGACTGGGAACCCCTGGAGGTTTCGGCGTGAACCCGTTCCAGCGCGGA is a window encoding:
- the thiH gene encoding 2-iminoacetate synthase ThiH, with product MSFLPEALRLLREPLEERLRATTEADVSRVLGRERISENDFLALLSPAAGACLEALASRAKDLTERHFGRTISLFTPLYVSNHCANRCRYCGFAATNTIPRSKLTIAEVRAEGEAIAATGLRQILLLTGEAPHTAGVPYLEDCVRVLRPLFPSIAIEVFPMETKDYARLIQAGVDSLTVFQETYDPTLYADLHPAGPKRNYAFRLDTPQRGAEAGMRVVNIGALLGLTDWRRELFVTGLHAAWLQKNYPGVDVAMSLPRMRPHAGDFEPACVVSDRDLVQAMTALRLFLPRLSITISTRETSGFRDNILPLGVTRMSAGVSTAVGGHAKPAETGQFEISDGRSVAEVCRMLRAKGYQPVFKDWEPLEVSA